In Clostridiales bacterium, a single window of DNA contains:
- a CDS encoding endospore germination permease, which yields MTVDKENLITSKQFMILIFSTMIGVGIISTPYLLVQEVGHNAWLSALMSGIISILLTIIISKLLNIHKDKTIFGINKLLYGKYAGMALNSVYLLYLILKTSIILRLVIEITHIIIMKTTPPLVLTILALICPFYMAFYGLKPICRFSNFVFLILIEIIFLYFVSFSHIRLSFLLPVGNINLPSLLYSMRSTAFSFLGFAFLWLVYPAITDKKNALKYTIWAMVLSTLIFTSTIVVTMGYFGENMLKHIIFPVYYLALVYKVPIFERIDLVFLVIWFPALSMTLKAYFFVTYYWLYQAAGHVFPSIKSNANTISGNNKNKNSFTGVKDKKKKTVFLILFTILITAISRMLKDYNHVLKTIELTDMIGVSLISGMAIIDLIISLIKNAAGSKNKFKVERQAKKS from the coding sequence TTGACTGTAGATAAAGAAAACCTTATAACTTCAAAGCAGTTTATGATACTTATATTTTCTACTATGATAGGTGTGGGCATCATATCCACACCTTATCTGCTGGTTCAGGAAGTAGGCCACAACGCATGGCTCTCGGCTTTGATGTCCGGCATTATCTCGATTTTATTGACAATTATTATTTCCAAGCTTTTAAATATCCATAAGGATAAAACCATATTCGGCATAAATAAACTGCTGTATGGGAAATATGCAGGGATGGCTTTAAATTCAGTATATTTATTGTATTTGATACTAAAGACTTCCATAATACTAAGGTTGGTCATAGAAATAACGCATATAATAATCATGAAAACTACCCCGCCTTTGGTTTTGACGATTTTAGCCCTGATATGCCCCTTTTATATGGCCTTTTACGGACTCAAACCCATATGCAGGTTTAGTAATTTCGTCTTTCTTATTCTGATCGAGATAATATTCCTGTATTTTGTGAGTTTCAGTCATATAAGGCTCTCTTTCCTTCTGCCGGTTGGAAATATAAACCTGCCTTCCCTGTTATATTCCATGCGTTCCACTGCTTTTTCCTTTTTAGGCTTTGCATTCTTATGGCTTGTTTATCCGGCGATAACGGATAAGAAAAACGCCCTCAAATATACTATATGGGCTATGGTGCTTTCAACCTTGATATTCACATCCACTATTGTAGTTACAATGGGTTATTTCGGAGAAAACATGCTAAAGCACATAATATTCCCTGTTTATTATCTCGCCCTTGTATACAAAGTGCCTATTTTTGAAAGGATAGATCTTGTTTTCCTTGTGATATGGTTTCCTGCGCTTTCCATGACATTAAAGGCATATTTTTTTGTAACATATTACTGGCTATATCAGGCCGCAGGGCATGTTTTCCCAAGCATTAAATCTAATGCAAATACGATTTCAGGGAATAATAAAAATAAAAATTCATTCACCGGAGTTAAGGATAAAAAGAAAAAAACCGTATTTCTCATATTATTTACGATTTTAATAACAGCAATAAGCAGGATGCTAAAGGATTACAACCATGTTTTAAAAACCATCGAACTCACGGATATGATAGGGGTCAGTCTTATATCCGGTATGGCAATCATCGACTTGATTATATCGCTGATTAAAAACGCCGCCGGATCAAAAAACAAGTTCAAGGTTGAAAGGCAGGCAAAAAAATCATGA
- a CDS encoding Ger(x)C family spore germination protein has translation MKKVLALVLIIPILITGCWDMKIYERIGFILNIGVESSKDEGLLVTYTSPVIAEGKKQNEVELIEVTGKVLRDAREKARRMSAKLLEAGKIQQLFVSDEYAQNKSIHQTFEVLERDPTDPIHCWVVIVEGSPSKMLKALSKFTDKPRPSIYMDNLLENISKSSYIPDTKLVDFDICYFAPGLDPILPLVKLSGQEVIATGSALFSGDKMTGKINTRQTFLTLAMMGKAKKAEFASIDPLPVKPDFGNERDMSTDLVPVKRKIDVEIENGRPVVNIYLKFDGYISEYKWDNLDKATVRAEIENYLEKRLENDCDETARLLQQHGCDAIGIGDIVRAKYNGFWKSVDWKDAYKETKINVDIDVNIKQFGVIN, from the coding sequence ATGAAAAAAGTGCTGGCGCTTGTTTTAATTATACCAATACTGATTACAGGATGCTGGGATATGAAGATTTATGAAAGAATAGGCTTTATATTGAATATAGGCGTCGAGTCCTCAAAGGACGAGGGTCTTTTGGTAACATATACGTCACCTGTAATAGCCGAAGGTAAAAAGCAAAACGAAGTGGAGCTTATCGAAGTGACTGGAAAAGTGCTAAGGGATGCAAGGGAAAAAGCAAGGAGGATGTCTGCGAAGCTGCTGGAGGCAGGCAAAATACAGCAATTATTTGTCTCGGATGAATATGCGCAAAACAAGAGCATCCACCAGACTTTTGAAGTGCTTGAACGCGATCCAACGGACCCCATACATTGCTGGGTGGTGATTGTTGAAGGTAGTCCCAGCAAAATGTTAAAGGCCCTTTCAAAATTCACGGATAAGCCGAGGCCTTCCATATATATGGATAATCTCCTTGAAAACATCTCCAAAAGCTCATATATACCGGATACCAAGCTTGTGGATTTTGATATATGTTATTTTGCGCCTGGCCTGGATCCCATACTGCCTCTTGTAAAGCTGTCGGGCCAAGAAGTCATAGCCACAGGGTCCGCACTTTTTTCCGGGGACAAAATGACGGGAAAAATAAATACCAGGCAAACATTCCTCACCCTGGCAATGATGGGAAAAGCGAAAAAAGCGGAATTCGCATCCATAGACCCGCTGCCTGTAAAACCAGACTTTGGGAACGAAAGGGATATGTCGACAGACCTTGTGCCTGTAAAAAGAAAAATCGATGTAGAGATAGAAAACGGCAGGCCTGTGGTAAATATATATTTAAAATTTGACGGATATATAAGCGAATACAAGTGGGATAACCTGGATAAAGCGACAGTCCGGGCAGAAATTGAAAACTACCTCGAAAAAAGGCTGGAAAATGACTGCGATGAAACCGCCCGCCTCCTTCAGCAGCACGGCTGTGATGCCATAGGTATAGGCGATATCGTACGGGCAAAATACAACGGCTTCTGGAAAAGTGTCG